In one Cyanobacteria bacterium GSL.Bin1 genomic region, the following are encoded:
- a CDS encoding DUF2584 family protein gives MGMPCEVNSILKLKPSQGYPAKLEMGKRYQAVKEDYRIIPVDVPILLVDENWLAHADIKICKLIWENGVTTVEFEIDRIYQTPFLTKE, from the coding sequence ATGGGAATGCCCTGTGAAGTCAACAGTATTCTAAAATTAAAGCCCTCCCAAGGCTACCCTGCAAAATTAGAAATGGGTAAACGATATCAAGCTGTTAAAGAAGATTACAGAATTATTCCTGTAGATGTTCCCATTCTATTAGTCGATGAAAATTGGCTGGCTCATGCAGATATTAAAATTTGTAAGCTGATTTGGGAAAATGGAGTAACTACCGTAGAATTTGAAATTGATCGAATTTATCAAACGCCATTCTTGACAAAAGAGTAG